A region of the Helicobacter ganmani genome:
TGACAGAACCCGAAGCAATAAAGCAACCTTTTAAGAATCCCACTTCTTGCCCCACCCAAATATGGTCGCCTAGATAAATGCTTTTGCTAGGATTAAGGCGTAAATTAGAATCCTTATCATAAATCAAATGAGGGTCAGCCGTCCTAAACCAAATAGAATAAGAAATTAAACTATTGCTACCTACAATAATATTTTTACGCTCTGTTGCTGCAAAGCCCCTCCTTGAAGCGGGGTTAAAGTAATTATTACTCCCTATGAAGCATACACTCTCATGTTGCACATCAATAGAATCCGCAGTCATTGTAGAATCGCCAATAAATACCAAAGCATTCTTACCTCCAAAATTGATATTCGTATTTTTCAAACAACTTTTTGCACTTAAAAACAAAATATTCCCACTTCCGACAAAGTGAATTTTGGAATTTTGCAAAATGCTTTCTAGTGGCTTAAAATGATAGATTATATTATTTTTTGCGTTTATTGTTTTAAACATTTCTATTCCTTATCCGCGCTCAAGGTCTTTTGTAGTTTTCCACCATCTACCGCCTTAAGCTTAAAGGCTTGCACACATTGTCCCTGCGCAATCTCACATACAATCATCTGAAAAATACTCGGGATTCCATTCCCCTCTGGCACATTTAGACGATTGGGCAAACCACTCAAAAATCTCTCAATCGGTTCTTTTGCGTCCATTCCAATCACGCTTTCTCTTGCACCACACATTCCAACATCACTTACGCCAAATGTCCCGCTAAAAATCTCCAAATCATCTGTACCAATATGCGTATGTGTGCCGCAAATCGCGCTAATTTGCCCTTTTAACATCATAAACATTGCGCGTTTCTCACTTGTTGCTTCTGCGTGAAAATCCAAAAGAATATTAAAAATCCCCTCTTGGTGTAACGATTCCACCGCACCTCTAGCGCAAAGGAATGCATTATCACATTGTGGCATACCAAAATGTCCCATTAGATTAAGAATCGCAAAAGATTCATTTCTGATTTTCCCACGATAGATTCCGCTTCCCACCACATCTTGCGGATAGTTATGCGGGCGCAAGACATTAGAATTTTTCAATGCCAAAAGAGGAAAAATATCCTTTTTGTCCCAAATATGATTCCCTCCTGTAAAAACATTGACGCCTACTTCTTGAAGCTCCTGCACACAAGAAATGCTAAGTCCAAATCCGTGGCTTGCATTCTCCCCATTTGCCACAACAAAATCTAGTGCAAATTCCTCTTTTGCTTGAGGCAAATAATGCGCCACTTGTTTCCTGCCAATCTTACCAACAATATCTCCAATCATTCCAAATCGCATTGTGTTCCTTAAGATTCTTTACTTTTATTCTGTAATTGTTTTGACTTTAAACTTTCTAAATGAGTAAAAACTGCTGTTAATAAATCGTCTTCATCTTTGCTTGCGGCTTTAATCATCAATTTCTCACCCTTTAAATCCACAAAAGAAATGTTTTGTTGATAATTCAAAATACTTGAGATTCCACAATTCCGTGCAATAATTTTAATACGAATTAAGTCCAAAAATTGCCTTGTATAGACATCTAATCTCCCAAATCGCTCCTCAATCTCTCCTTCAATTAAAAACACAGCATTTTCGTCTTCACTCTTAGAAAGCCTCCGATAAATCTCCAAACGCAACCGCTCCGATTCTATCAATTCGGGATTTAAAAATGCCGTAACGCTAAGTTTCACATCAATGGGGTTTTGTTTTTGTTGCACATCTCCACTCAAAGTAAAAATCGCCTCCTCAAGCAAACGCAAATATAGAGAATAGCCTATATTTTTGATATGTCCGCTTTGTGCTTCGCCCACTAGATTGCCTCCCCCACGAATCTCCAAATCGTGATAGGCTAATGCCCCTCCACTGCCTAAAAATGAGTTTTTCTCTAATGCCAAAAGACGTTTTTTGGCATCTGCAGTAATGCTTTCAAAATCCTCTACCAAAAGATAACAAAATCCCCCTTTATTACTTCGCCCTACGCGTCCGCGTAATTGATGCAAATCTGCGATTCCAAAACAATCTGCACCATCTACTAAAATCGTATTCGCATTGGGCAGATGAATCCCTGATTCTACAATGCTTGTGCAAAGCAAAAGATGATACGCGCCTTTGGCAAAATCTAGCACAATGTCTTCTGCTTGCGAAGAGGGGATTTGCGAATGCAGAATCGCAAGCTTTAATTGCGGCAAAATACTTAAAAGTTCCTCTTTTTTTTGTGCCATTGTGGCAATATTGTTGTGAATATAAAAGATTTGCCCACCTCTGCGAATCTCACGCAAGATGACTTCTTTTAACAAAATCTCATCATAGGCTTTCACAAAAGTGCGTGTAGCCTGCCTCTCACTTGGGGGAGTTTTTAACTCACTCAAACCTTTAATGCGAGAAAGTGCCATATTAAGCGTTCTTGGAATCGGAGTGGCAGACATAGAAAGCAAATGAATATTTTGGCTTAGTTCTTTAATCTTTTCTTTTTGTTTCACTCCAAATTTATGCTCCTCATCTATGATAATCAAGGCTAGATTCTTAAACTCTACATTAAAAAGCGCATGTGTGCCAACGACTGCATTTAAATCGCCCTTTTTAAGACTAGCCAAAATATTCTTTTTGTCTTTTGCGCTAACATAGCGGTCTAGGCGGGCTAATTTCAACCCAAAAGGCGCAAAACGTTCTTGCAGAGTATTGAAATGTTGATATGTCAATAAAGTTGTTGGGGCAATGATGGCAGACTGATAACCACTCAAAAATGCTGCAAACATCGCATTCATTGCCACTTCTGTTTTGCCAAATCCCACATCTCCGCTTAGCAATCTATCCATTACACGTCCCGAGCTTAAATCCTTAAAAATCTCTGTAATTGCTTGCGTTTGGTCTTCTGTATAATGGAATCCGCTTTGATTTTGGAAAATTAAAATTTCCTCCTTTGCTGTATCAAAAACCACGCCATCAAGCAATTCGCGTTTTGCTGCTAGTGCGATGATTGCATTTGCGATGATAAAAAGTTTTTCTCTGACTTTTTCTTTGAGTTTTGCGAAAGAGCCTTTCCCTAAGCGGTCTAACAATGGAATCCCTCCACTATCTGCCACATAGCGGTCAATTCTTTCTAAATTTTCAACAGGCAAAAGTAGTTTGTCTTCACCTAAATAGCGCAACTCAATGAAATCACGCGTCGCTCCAAAGATATTTGCCTGCACGATTCCATTAAAAATTGCCACCCCATAATCGCAATGCACAACATAATCACCAATATTTAACTCATCTAAAAAGATTTTAGCCTTAAGGTGTTTTTTTTGTTTCTGAGGAGAATTAAGAGATAAAATAAGCTCATCTTTTCCCAAAATATTGACTGAAATATCCAAATTTAACAGAATCTTAAAATGTGTGTCCGCCAATGTAATTCCTGCTTGACGCACTTGAGATTCCGTCTTTGCAATAATAGTAATTTGTTTATTTTTGTGAAACTCCAAAAAGTTTTTTAAAGTATTGAAATGATAATCAAAATCCTGATATTCTTCACTTTTTGGGATTTCTTTGCTCTTTAAGATTCTTTGCACACTTTGTTCATTGTATTCTTGAAATTCTAAAATTTCTTTCGCAAATTCCTTAACATTTGGCAATACAATAAATGGGTAAGTTTGCAAAAAATCTTGCGCAGCGTTAATTTTATCCAAATACCAAAACCCAAAACTAGCTAAACTGCTACTTTTTTCAATATCCAAAAAAGAAGTTTGTTGTTCTAAGATGATATTTTGTAAAATTGTATGAGATTCGGCATTGAGGTTAAAAAATGCGGGTGGAATCGCGAGTGTTTCTAATTCTTCTTTGGAACAAAGTTGGCTTTGAACATCAAATGTGCGAATACTCTCTATCTCATCGCCAAAAAGTATTATGCGACAAGGTTGTGAGCTAAATACATCAATAATCTCTCCTCTAATAGAGACTTCACCACTAAGCTCTACCAAATCCACAAACTCATAGCCTAAGTAAAATAAAGTTTCTTTGAAATCCTTTAAAGAAAGAGTAGAACCGACTTTTAATTCAATGCTTTGGAGGGATTCCGTATTGGGTAACGGATACAATAAAGTAGAAAGAGGGCTAAAGAGAATCTTTGGGCTTTTGCAAGAATAAAACTCTCTTAACACAACAAAGATTTCACTTAACTCTTCTTGGAAACTGCGCAAATCTTCACCAAATTTAGCGCGAAAATCCGGTAACACAAAAGTGTTAATTCCTAAAAATCGTGCGACATCGCTAGCATTTAGCGCACTTTGCCTCTCTTCACTTATGATAATTAAACCATTTTTAAAATGGGAATCAAATTCTTTCTTAAAACCTTTCAGATACGCATAAACACTACTTTGACTCACCGCCATCCTCTGATTTTTTTAGACTAAAGGGAGCCACTTTTGATTTATCTAAACCCATTTTATTGATTTTATCAAACCCATTGGTGCATTCATTGTTTTTATACACAACGCTTTGTCCAACAAATTCACCTGTTTTTTCAATAATCAATTCTTTAGCGGTAATACTACCATCAATTCTGCCTTGTGGTAAAATCTCTACAATATTGCATTCGCAATTTCCCATTAATTTTCCACTCACCACCAAATGTTCGGAATTAATACTACCATTGACGCTACCATTTTTACCAATTGCAACATTTGTTTTAGCGATAATGTTACCTTCTAAAGTCCCATCAACATGTAAATTACACTCACTAATCACATCACCTTTTATTTTTGTTCCTTGTGCGATAATGCTGGTGTTGCCTGAATTTCCACTAATTTGTTTATCATTGTTAGCAAAGATTGCCATTTTATGTTTTTCTCCTTTTCAAAAATTTGCGTATAATCCCGCATCGTCCATTCTATAAATGGGCGCGGATTAAGGTCGCGACTTAAATAGCGAATTTCATAGTGCAAATGCGGTCCGGTGCTTCTACCACTATTCCCAGAATATGCGATGAGTTGCCCGCGTTGCACAAAATCTCCCTTATTCACAACAATTTTGCTCAAATGAGCATAAAATGTTTTGAATCCAAAAGAATGTTCTAATTTTACCATAATTCCATAACCACCATTATAACCATTATTGGTAAAATCTGCCACACCATCTGCGGGCGCATAAATCGGTGTCCCAACGGGAATTCCAAAGTCAATACCATTATGAGGTTGGGTGCGCTGTAAGACAGGATTCACGCGTGCTCCCCATTCAGAAGTGATACGATAACTTCCACGTAGAGGAACACCATTAGGGATTAATTGCATTACAAATGCCTTTTGTGCGCCTGTTATTCTTGCTAAATCCACGCGTTCAATCAAACTTAAATCTTGTGGTGCTTCAATAATCTGGTCACTTAAGCCTACGATTCCTTCTAAATCCTCAATTCTATCAGAAACTTTTACTAATTCTTCTGTTTTTTCATCTACCAAAGCGCGTAATTGCTCATTTTTTTCGTTGATTTTCAAATATTCTTGCTGCATTAAATCACGTTTTATTTCAATCTGTTCCACTTCTTTTAAAAGCAGGCGAATAGAGATAAAACTAAAGAAAAATATCACAACAACAAGCAAGATGATATACAACATAATTTGCTTCATATATTGGTGAATATTATATTGTTTAGAACCATTTACATCGGTAATAGTAACAACAAAGCGATTCTTCACATTTCCCCCTATCTTTTTGTTTTTGAAAAATGTGTCAAAAACTCTGCGACAACACTAAATGAACCGCATACTAAATAATTTTCTTCTGGATTAAGATTCATCATTTTAAAATCTTTAAATTCTATCTTTAATTCTTGTAAAATCTTTTCTAATTGAGCCTTTGCAATCATTCGCATATTGGCAATTTCTAATATCTCTACACGTTTAATTATCGGTGCTAACGCACTCAAAACTGCGCGAGGATTTTTATCAAAGTATGAATTATAAATTAAAACACATTTATTTTGGCTAAAATAATGATTTTTAAATTGCTTTACTAACGCTTGTGCCGCATTGACATTATGTGCAACATCTAAATAAAGATTGGGTGCAAGCCTTTGCAAACGCCCTTGCAAATCCAATGAAGGCAGAATCTTTAAGCACTCTAGCGAAAAATTTGCTAAAACATTTTGTGAAAATTCTTGCTTTTGTTCTAAGATTTCTTTCAAAGCCAATAAGCCATAATAAGCCAAAGTCAAATTTTGCGCTTGATAATAGGGGTAATCTTTCCTTGCAATCCATTGAGAAATCTCATCAGGAATTTCTTTAAGGATTTCTAATTTTGCATTTTTTTCTTTGGCGATTTCTTGTGCAATGCTTATAATTTCCTCTGCATTTTCGCTTTGGAATCCCAAAATTGCTCTTTTGGACATTGCTTTTAATTTGGTGGTTGCGATTTTTTCTAAAGTATCCCCCAAAAACTCTTGATGGTCTAAACCAATGCTCGTAAAAAGCGATAATTCTGCTTGCACACAAGTCGTTGTAGAATCAAATTCACCCCCAAGCCCTGCTTCAAGCACCAAAATATCGCAATTTTTGAAAACCTCCAAAGCCAAGAAAGTTAAAACTTCAAAATAGCTTGCTTTTTCTAATTGCAATTCTGCGGTGGAATCCAATGCCAAAAATGCTTCATTCAAAACCTCTCTTGAAAGATTTGCCCCATTTTTCCAAAATCTCTCCTCAAGAGACAACAAATGCGGGGAACTAAAATGCCCGACATTAAATCCAATTTTATGCAATATTAAACTCAAAAACCTTCCTGTGCTCCCCTTGCCATTTGTGCCAATTACTTGAATAATTGTTTGTGTAGGCAAAGACACAATGTTTAATTGTTGTAAAATTTTGGGAGCACGTGCGGGGTCAAAAGGAGCATATTCTAATCCCTTTTCATCTAAAAATCTTTCTAATTGCGTCTCATTGTGTGCGTTAAGATTCATAATTAATAATTCCTTTTGAGTCTTTGTGTTTGCTAAATTCCTCCAAACTTACTTTTAACATATTTTCTAAACTTTCAGATTCTACCCTATGCGAGACTTGTGCGCTTAGAGAAATATTAATGCGCGTTTGCTGAAACATAAAAATACTTTGGCTCACTATGGAATCTAAATTGCGGATAAATTCTATTGCCTCCTCTTTGGAACGTTCTAGCAAACAAGCCAAAAACTCTTCCTCACCATAATATGCTATCAAATCACTTTCATTGCTGTATCGTTTGAGTAATCTCCCCAAAGTTGCCATAACGCGTTTGGCGGCTTCTAATCCGAAATGTTCCTTAACCTTTTCATAAGCTGCAATCCCAAAAACAATCACAGAATAATTTTTTTGATTGTTTTGAAATTGCGATTCCGCAAAATCCAATACTTCTTGCATTCCCTCTTTGCTTACAAGTGTTGTCATTGAATCAATCGGCAAAGAATAAATGTCATTATATTTCAAAGGAACGGATTTGTGCTTTGGCTGATGTGTAGAAGTTGTGGTTTGATGATGTTTTGGTGATTTTTTTGCAACTTGATTTTGCTCTAACTTGGAAAATTGTTCTTTCAAAATTTTTTCTAATTTATGCAAGAGCTTTATCTTGGTTTCTTTATTTGTATTCTTTTTCAAACATTTGCGCGCTTCCTCTTGCCAATGACAAAACGAAGAATTTTGAATCTTAAACCCACTCAAAACTTCTAAACCTTTAGCCAAATCTATGAAATCCAATTCTACGATTCCTTTCATCTGTTCCGCCCAACGCTCACGCCATATTTGCATAGATTGTGCATTGAGTTTATCAATTTCCAATAATTGTCCTTTGGCAAGCATACTAATTTCCTTATGTGGATGCGTCGTGAGCAAACGCAAAAGCAACTTTAGAATCTCTAATTGAGTATAAAAATTTCTCTTATAAAAAAACAGATGATGGATAGATTGCACCAAAGAAGTAATTAATTCATTTTTATTTTTAAATTTCCGATTAAATAAACTCTCTCTTACTTCCTTATCTAACATTTCAAGGATTTTTTCTGTGCTAAAGTCTATTTCTCCTACATTGCTGCCTAATTTTTTTGCTTGAGCATAAAAGGCTTCTGCATAAAATTCTGGTGTAGGCTCTTTGCCCTCTTTCAACAATGCTTTCAATGCTTCTCTAGCAATTATTTGAGCATTTTGCATTATTGCACTTCAATTCCCACTTGAGAAACAAAACCATCAATTGCTTGCAAGAGTGCTTGATTGATTGCCTCAAGACGAATAGAATCTGTAATCACGGAAGTATCGTTCAGTGAAAAATTGTAATAACCCTTTTTTGAAAATTGACGCGTTGCTTGTGTTAAGGTATTGGTATATTTAAATTCCACCGTTACTTCGCAGCGATAAAAAGTAGAAAATCCCGTGCGATTTTCCGCAAGAGAACTAAACGCCACTCTTTGCAGCTGCACCTCAATGATAGCGGTAGAATCCTCCTTATTGGATACATTTGCGTGCAAACGTTCAAAAATTGCCTTTGAGATTTCATCTTTTAAGGCTACACTATTTTGTGGGTCGCGCGCATTGATTTTAACTTCTACATAAACTTTATCTCCCACTGCCTTTTGAGCCTTATGTGCAATGGGCTGATAACCGCACGCACTAAATAGTAGCAAAAATCCGATAGAAAAAGTAATTTTAAAGATTCCAAACATTATTGGACCACAAAATTTACTAATTTTTTAGGCACAACAATTTCTTTAAGAATTGTTTTGCCTTCTATCCACTTCGCAACTTCTGCTTTAGCAAGATTCAAAATCTCTCCATTACTACTTGTTAAATCCACTTTGATTTCTCCGCGTCTTTTCCCATTAATCGTGATTGCCATTACGATAGAATCCTCTTTTAAAGCTTCCTTATCTATTGGAATTTCTGTAAAATTTTGCAAGCAAAAGTATTCTTGACTTAATTCCCAACAAATATGAGGAATAATCGGCTCTAAAATATTTAAAAGAATAAAATATCCCTCACTCCAAATTTCTGCATTATCTTGTTCGTTTAAGGCATTTAAAGCCTCCATACACGCAGCAATTAGGGTATTAAAAGCATAACCATTGGCGTGACAGAAAGTTTCTTGATATTTTTTCAACGCTTCATAAACCTTTTTGCGCGCATATTTTTCTTTTTCATTTAAATTTTGCGATTGGATTTTGGGCAAATTTTGTATTTTTTGTATCTTTTCCACCTTAGCACAAAGTCGTTTAATGAAGCGATATGAACCTTCCAAGGCAAAATCATTCCATTCTAATTCGCGCACTGGAGGTGCTGCAAAAAGAATAAATAATCGTGCAGTATCTGCACCATATTGCGCAATAATTTCCTCTGGATCTACCACATTTCCTTTAGACTTGCTCATTTTTGCGCCTTCTTTGGTTACCATACCTTGCGTCAAAAGATGAGAAAAAGGCTCACTAGAATCCGTATAGCCCAAAGAGCGTAGGACTTTTGTAAAAAATCGTGAATAAAGTAAGTGCAAAATTGCGTGCTCAATTCCACCAATATATTCATCTACATCCATCCAATAACTCTCATCTGCGCGACTAAAGGCTTCTTCTTGACGCAATTGTGTCGGTGTCGTATAACGCAAAAAATACCAACTAGATTCTACAAAAGTGTCTAATGTGTCTGTCTCTCTCACAGCATTTTTGCCACATTGCGGACAAGCACAATGCTTCCAATAAGGGTGCTTATCTAGCGGATTTCCCTCTCCGTCAATCATAACATCTTCAGGTAATGTAACAGGCAAATTTGTCTCTGCTACGATTCCACAATCTTTACAATGCACTAATGGAATCGGAGTGCCCCAATATCTCTGTCTTGAAACACCCCAATCCCGCAATTTAAAATTCACAACAGCTTTACCTAATTGATTTTTCTCAAAATATTCAATAATTTTGATTTTTGCCTCTTCATTATCCAATCCATTAAATTCTTGCGAATGAATTAAGATTCCATTTCCGTCATAAAAGTTCTCTTTTGCTAGCTTTGCCTTAGAATCTTTTGCAATAATGACAGGGAGAATCGGTAAGTGGTATTTTTTGGCAAAATCATAATCCCTTTCATCGTGTGCAGGCACACTCATAACCGCACCGCTTCCATAGCTGATGAGGACAAAATTTGCGACCCATAGCGGAATTTTTGCGTGTGTTAGCGGGTGGATTACGGAAATACCAAGTGGCACCCCCTCTTTGTCTTGTTGTGCGCGCTCTTTTTCGCTTGTATTTTGAATCGCAAGGATTTGCTCTGTTTGTTTTTGTGTGATTCCATAAGATTCTGCATTTTCTAAAACCGCTTTTACAAGAGGGTGTTCTGGAGCCAAAGCGCAATAACTTACACCAAAAATTGTATCTGGACGCGTAGTGAAAACTTCTATATTCTCTATCGCACCTTTTGAATATTCTATTTTGTTTTCTAATTTAAAAGTGAATTTCAATCCCTCTGACCTGCCAATCCAATTTCTTTGCATTGTCAGCACTTGATTAGGCCATTTACCTTCTAATGTTTCTAAATCGTCCAATAATTCTTGTGCATAATCCGTAATTTTAATGTAATACTGATACATTTCCTTTTGCACCACAGGAGTATCACAGCGCCAACATTTCCCCTCAATCACTTGCTCGTTTGCAAGCACGGTTTGGTCTTTTGGACACCAATTCAAAAAACCTTTCTTGCGATAAATCAAGCCTTTTTCCCACATTGCAATAAATAAAGATTGTTCCCATTTAGAATAAATAGAATCACAAGTGGCAAATTCGCGTGTTTTAGAGAATGAGAATCCCAAACTATAAAGCTGACGTTTCATATTTTCAATATTAGAATAAGTCCAAACTTTTGGGTGAGTTTTATGTTTTATTGCAGCATTTTCTGCGGGCATTCCAAAGGCGTCCCAACCAATCGGGTGCAAGACATTGAATCCCTCCTTGCGAAATTTTCTAGCAATTGCATCACTAATACAATAATTGCGCACATGCCCCATATGAATATTACCGCTAGGGTAAGGAAACATACTTAAAATATATTTTTTGGGTAATGTTTTATCGGGTTTTGGTTCATATGCTTGATTCTCTTCCCAAAAATCTTGCCATTTCTTTTCAATTGCTTTTGCATTATACTCCACATTTACTCCTAATTGTAGTCATTATAGCTTTTAACGCTTTCAATTGCTACAAATACGATAGAAACGATATTTGCCACCACTGCTCCTAATGCCAAAGCCACTGCGACATTTGTATTATCAAATACCTGCATATAGATAAAAGAGGGAATTAAATGTAAATCCGCTACAAGCGAGGCTGCCATTAATTCTGCAGACATATAACTTCTTACACCAACTTTTAAAATCGTGGATAAAAGATTGACGCCACCGGCAATAAATAGCATTACAAGGCTTTGGTCATACAAAAATCCGACTGTAGAAGTTAAACTCATTAAAATAAAAAATATAAAGAGAACCTTACCCCAATCCATTATATCCTTCCTTTCTCATACATTTCGCGTAATTTCTTTTTCTCCAATGCTCTACGCTCGGCATCAGCAACTTTTTGATGATATTTTTTTAAATCAAACTTAAATAAAATCACTAATTTACTTGCAACAAAAATAGAACTATAACTTCCCACAATAGAACCTACCAACATCGGCAGACTAAAGCCTTTGATGATTTCTCCTCCAAAAAGATAAAGTGTAAAGACAGAAAAAAACATTGTCAAAGAAGTGAGTATTGTGCGTGAAAGCGTTGCAGAAAGTGCCTCATTGATAACCTTTTCTAAACCATCATTTACACGCAAGCCAATCGTTTCTCGGATTCTATCAAAAATAATAATCGTATCATTGATAGAATAACCAATCAAAGTCAAAAGTGCAGCAATCACTTCTAGGTTTAAGTCAATATCAAACAAAATCACAGCACCCGCAGAAATCACGACATCATGCACAAGTGCCAAAACCGCCGCTAGTGCAAATCTCCACTCATAACGATAAGAAACATACAGCATAATACTCACAAGTGCCAATACAAGGGCTAAAGTGCCTTTTTCTTGCAATTCGCTCCCCACTTTTGGACCGACAATATCTACACGTCTAATATTCAATGTACCAGTATCTTTCAAGACTTCTGCGACTTCCTCACCAATGTTTTGATTTACGCTTGAAGTCGCGGTAGGTAGCTTGATTAAAATCTCTTCAGGAGAACCAAACTCACTGACTTGCGCACCTTTATAGGAATCTACCAAATCCAACTTCGCCCGAATCTCTGCCAAAGGCGCAGGTGATTCGTATTGTAGTTGAATCAATGTCCCACCAGCAAAATCCACACCCAATGTGAAGCCCGGTTTCATAAACAAAACCAAGGACACAACAAACAAAATCAAAGAAAGCACGATTCCATAGCTTGACATCTTGACAAAATCATAAATTTTTTTGTGTTTGAAAAAATCCATTTTTTTCCTTAACTTGCTCTCTCTTTATAACCAAACCACAAGGCATAGTTTCCAGATTTCATAATATAATTCTGCAAAGCTCTAAAAACTCCGTGTGTGCCAACAATAGCAGTGATAATAGAAGCCAAGATTCCAATACTCATTGTGATTGCAAAGCCTTTAATTGCACCCGTTCCGCACATATAAAGTAAAATTGCAGCAATCAAAGAAGTAAGATTGGAATCAAAAATTGCCCTTGAAGCATTTGCGTAGCCATTTTCCATTGACTTGATAAAATTCTCTTTGGCGCGGAATCCCTCACGGATTCTTTCATTAATAATCACATTTGCATCTACTGCCATACCAACAGTTAGAATAATTCCCGCCATTCCGGGAAGCGTTAAAGTCGCACCAAAAAGTGCCATAACCGCAACCACTAGCAAGATATTTATCACCATTGCAAGATTTGCAATCATTCCTGCGATTCCATAATAAAATACCATAAAGCCCATAACAAGCACCGCACCTGTGATAAGTGCCACTAAAGAAGCTTGAATACTATCCGCTCCTAAAGAGGGACCCACACTACGTTTTTCTAGCAAAGTAATAGGAGCGGGTAATGCGCCACTTCTTAGCGCAATTGCTATATCACTTGCTTCTTGCACGCTAAATCCACCACTAATCTGTCCGCTTCCTCCTCCAATTCTCTCGCGAATCACAGGGGCGGAATAGACTTTGCCATCTAGCACGACTGCCATACGATTGCCAACATTTTTACCCGAGAAATCACCAAAAATCTTTCCACCTTGTGTATTTAAGGTAAAATTAATAATTGGTTGTCCATTCTGGTCATACGCCGCTCTTGCGTCTGTTAGCATTTCTCCATCTAAAACAGGAATTGCTTTGAGCAAAATCTTTTGCTCGGGATTATTAATGAAAGGCAAAATCACATCACCCAAAGATTCTGCCTCTAGTTCTGTCATACTAGAAACTCTTGCGTTGCGTGCTTCATCTACCGCCATCATTTGCAAATGCCCACCTTTTGAGATAAGTTCTAAAGCGCGTTGTTCCTCTTCTTGTGTTTTAATACCCGGCAACTGCACCAAAATCGCGTCATCGCCTTGCTTGGTTACGCTTGGCTCGGATAATCCAAATTGGTCTAAACGATTCCGAATATTGCTAATTGCCTGCTCAATCGCAAAATTCTCTATATTTACAATTTCATCTTCCGTAAGAGAAAGTGTATAGTTTAGATTTTGCTCCTCTATTTTTAAACCCGAAATTTCTTTTAAAT
Encoded here:
- the secF gene encoding protein translocase subunit SecF, which codes for MDFFKHKKIYDFVKMSSYGIVLSLILFVVSLVLFMKPGFTLGVDFAGGTLIQLQYESPAPLAEIRAKLDLVDSYKGAQVSEFGSPEEILIKLPTATSSVNQNIGEEVAEVLKDTGTLNIRRVDIVGPKVGSELQEKGTLALVLALVSIMLYVSYRYEWRFALAAVLALVHDVVISAGAVILFDIDLNLEVIAALLTLIGYSINDTIIIFDRIRETIGLRVNDGLEKVINEALSATLSRTILTSLTMFFSVFTLYLFGGEIIKGFSLPMLVGSIVGSYSSIFVASKLVILFKFDLKKYHQKVADAERRALEKKKLREMYEKGRI
- the secD gene encoding protein translocase subunit SecD; the protein is MKKPFNSKLFFFIFAILFGIALSIPSFFQTQGPKIVLGLDLQGGLNLLLGVKTQEAIKTRYSSIASQINYYTLEEQILLDNLSAQNNSVQFELLDSNEKSKIDGYLKEISGLKIEEQNLNYTLSLTEDEIVNIENFAIEQAISNIRNRLDQFGLSEPSVTKQGDDAILVQLPGIKTQEEEQRALELISKGGHLQMMAVDEARNARVSSMTELEAESLGDVILPFINNPEQKILLKAIPVLDGEMLTDARAAYDQNGQPIINFTLNTQGGKIFGDFSGKNVGNRMAVVLDGKVYSAPVIRERIGGGSGQISGGFSVQEASDIAIALRSGALPAPITLLEKRSVGPSLGADSIQASLVALITGAVLVMGFMVFYYGIAGMIANLAMVINILLVVAVMALFGATLTLPGMAGIILTVGMAVDANVIINERIREGFRAKENFIKSMENGYANASRAIFDSNLTSLIAAILLYMCGTGAIKGFAITMSIGILASIITAIVGTHGVFRALQNYIMKSGNYALWFGYKERAS